TACTCTTCTAGCACTTCTTTTTTGAAATTCGGCTCACTTTTTTCATTGAATTTGACTCCATCTTTTAAAGACCGATCGCACAATTTCTCTACTAAGGGGTGGCCAAGAGGCAGTTCTAAACTTTGTAAGGGTTTTACCATGATATTTCCTTTATTGTGGTTTTTGTTGTTTGGAGAGTTGCTCGTTCAAGCCATCAACCCTCTCTTTGAGGGCGATGTTCTCTTCTTCTAACTTTCGGTTTTGGCGTTTTAAATCCTGGTTTGCGCTCGCTAAACGCCTGTTATGCAAGTCCAGCTCGCTTTTGGCTTCCATACCCTCTAAACTCTTCAAACGCGCGATTTCTCGCTCCAACTCGGTTTTTTCTTCAGCTATTTTTTCTTCAGCTTGCGCTAATTGATTGTTAGAGTTCTCTAAAGACTGCCGTAATTGATTGTTAGTGTTTTCCAAATTTTTTTGAGCGCTTTCTAATTGTTTGAGCTTGTCGGTTAGGCGTTGGTTTTCTTCTTCTAAATCAGCGCATCGTTTTTCTAGAAACCCATGTTCTTCTTGCAATCGTGCTCGCTCTTGTTTGAGGCTGCCCTGCTCTTTATTGAGCGCGATAACTTGGTGGTTGAGCTTGTCATTTTCTGTGGTTAGCGTTTTATTTTTTTCAGTCAATGTGGCGTTTCTGTTTTCTAGCTCGGCGGTTTTTCTGGCTAGCCTTTCTTTTTCTGTTGTCAATCCTCTTTTTTCTTCAGTCAGCCGATCTCTGGCTGCTAATAAGCGTGTGTTTTCTTTAGCCAGATTGTCTTTTTCTCTTAATAATTCGGCTTTTTCTTTAGTGAGCTTGTTATTGTTTTGCCATAATTGATCGTTAGAGTGTTCTAACCCGCTGATTTTTACAGATAAGATTTCGTTTTCTGCGAATAACTTGTCATTTTTGTAAGATAACTCGGTGTTTTCTTTGGTTAGCTTGTCTTTTGTTATGAATAACTTGTCGTTTTTTTGCCGTAATTGATCATCAGCGTCTTTTAACTCGCTAGTTTCTGCAGCTAAGTATTCTCTTTCTCTTAACAATTCGGTGTTTTCGTCTTCTAACTCACCGATGCGAGCTTCTAATTCTTCTCTTATTTGAGAGAAGCCAAACCATTTTTCAATGAGCCTTCCCATTTATGATCCCATATCCACGATAGTGTGATACACTTTATCATTGTGCTTATAGCCTCTTAAAACCACTCTTTGCATCTTTTGAGAAGTGTTTTGCTCTGGGTATAGCTTTTTGCATGAATGGTCATAAGCACTTGGCTCTTTCAAACGCTCAAATTTACTATCCTTAATATATTCAAAAAGCAAATCAAACAATTCAGCTAATTTTTCACCTTTATCGCTCCTCTTATCGCCTAATTCTTGGCTCGCTCTGTTATAAAGGCTTTCTAAATAATATTTGCTATCGCTAATAACAGATGCGATCAAGTCCATTGCGCTGTGAGTTTTTTCCACGAACCCAAAATTCAAGCGATCTTTGACTTCCAAAAAGACTTCATAGAGTTTTTCTAATTTTTGGTATAGAGCGTGCCTTCGCTCTAGCTCGGTTAGTTTTTGGCTCGTTTGTTCGGCTTGGGTTTTTGCTGTTGATAGCGTTGCGGTTAGGTTTTCTTTGTCTTTAGTTAGATCATCTCTTTCTTTAGTTAGCCTTTCTTTGTCTGCGACTAACCTTTCTTTTTCTGTGACTAACCCAGTAATCTTGTTATTTAATTCTGTTTTTTCTGTGGTTAGTGCTTTATTTTTTTCAGTCAGTTCTGTTTTATCTTTAGTTAGATTGTCTTTTTCTGTTTTCAGTTCGGCGTTTGCTTTAGTTAGATTATCTTTATCTTTTGATAACTCGGCTTTTTCATTTTTTAAAGCTTGCTGAGAGTCTTGTAACTCTTTCACTTGCTTTTGTGATGCATTAAGCTGATTGTTTAGATTGTCTTTTTCTGCGGTTAGCTTTTGATTTTTATCAACTAGCTCGGTGGTTTCAGTCGGCTTGGTGTGTTTCTCTTGGAAATTGGTGGATTTTTGAGCGTCTTTTGGGTTTTCTTGGGAATCGTTAGAGGATTTTCCAAACAAATTGCCTATAAAATGAGAGGGTTTTCTAAGGGGTTCAAAGTCTTCTAATTTAAGATCTTCTAATTTTTTAAGGCGATCTGCAAGATCTCCAACAAGTTTTAAAAGCTCTTCATTATTGGGGGGGGGGGGGTGGAAGCAGTGGGATTTGAAATATTTGGTTTTTCTATTTTCTCATTATTCGTATTTTCTACAATATGAGCGCCACTCATAAGAATATCTCCTTTTTTATATTATATCAGTGTTAAAAAGGTTGTTATTGTAATTTGAGAAAACTTAAAATGAGCTTTATTTTCCCCCCCTTTTTTCGCCCCCTCTAAAAACCCCTAGAATGTAGAATCCCAATGGTTTAAGTTAGAAGAATAAGGGTCAAAAAAGCCCTTAGGCATGTATTGCACTTCTTTTTTGGTAGAAGCGTCTTTTGAAGAATGGTCTTTAGGGAGACAAGCGAAACGCTGAGTATCAAAGCTAGAACAACCGCTCAATAACAACGCACCGAGTGTGCCAATCATAATACCATTTTTAATTGTTTTCATTTTATATCCTTTGTTTTGTAAAATTTTTGTCAATCCGTTTAATTTAAAATCGTTTCGTTCAATGGTTTTAAATTACACGATGCGAATGTTATAATTTATTTTTAAACGAAAAGTAAATGAAGCTAAAAACAATACAAATTATCACTCAAATTCTTATCATTGTGTAAAAATGCGTGATAAACTCAAACAGGTTGGAATGAGAATTAATTACCGCTAGAACAAAATTTAAAATTAAAAAACATTACCAACCCATAAGACTTAAAGCCACCCGCTTAAAACATGCTACAATCAAGCCAAATTCTTAAATAAAAGGTAAGCTCATGCAAAAAATCATTGACGATTCATTAGAATTAGCCAAAAAACTGCAAGATAGTATCAGTAACCATTTGAGCGAGCAAGAAAAAGCGTTCCACTCTAAAATGCAAAAGCTTTTAAATAACCCTGAAAACAAGGTCATGCTCATAGAGCTTATGGATCGGAGTTTCAGGTGCCTAGACAATAAAGCCCGCTTTGAAATGATTGAGCATGTTTTAGACAAATACAAAAGCCGTGAGATTTTTTCTTCGTTTGAAAAATTGCTTTTAATGGGGTTTTTAAGCTTTGGGAAAATGCTCCCTGATATGAGCGTGCCTTTCTTTGTCAATAAAATCAGAAGCGACACAAAAGCGATGGTCTTGGATCAAGAAGAAAGCCAATTGAAAGAGCGGATTTTAAAAAGGAAGAATGAAAAAATCATTTTGAACGTGAATTTTATTGGTGAAGAGGTTTTAGGCGAAGAAGAAGCTAATGCGCGTTTTGAAAAATACTCCAAAGCCCTAAAATCCAACTACATCCAATACATTTCCATTAAAATCACGACGATTTTTTCTCAAATCAATATCCTTGATTTTGAATACTCTAAAAAAGAGATTGTCAAACGCTTAGACGCTCTTTACGCTTTAGCTTTAGAAGAAGAAAAAAAGCAAGGCATGCCTAAATTCATCAACTTGGATATGGAGGAATTTAGGGATTTAGAGCTTACGGTGGAGTCTTTTATGGAATCCATCGCCAAATTTGATTTGAACGCCGGTATTGTGTTGCAAGCTTATATCCCTGATTCTTATGAATATTTGAAAAAACTGCACGCTTTTTCTAAAGAAAGGGTTTTAAAAGGGTTGAAACCCATTAAAATCCGCTTTGTTAAGGGAGCGAACATGGAGAGCGAAGAGACTATCGCTTCCGTGAAAGACTGGGCGTTACCCACATTTTCTAATAAGCAAGACACCGATTCTAATTACAATAAAATGTTGGATTTTGTTTTAGAGGGCGATAATTATAAATACATCCATATTGGCGCAGCGAGCCACAATATTTTTGAAATCGCTTATGTTTATACGCGCATCCATGCCCTTAATGACCCTATTGCGTTGGAGCATTTTAGCTTTGAAATGCTAGAGGGCATGAGCTTGCAAGCGAGCCAGGAATTAAAAGAGATGCACAAACTCATTCTTTATGCGCCGGTGTGCGATGAAGCGCATTTTAATAATGCGATCGCTTACTTGGTGAGGAGGTTAGATGAAAACACCTCAAGCGATAATTTCATGAAAGCTTTCTTCAACCTCAAAGTAGGCACGAGCGAATGGAAAGACCAAGAACAACGCTTTTTAAACAGCCTTAAAGGAATCGCTGCTTTAGACAATACCACCCACAGGACTCAAGACAGAAACGCCAAACAAACCGGCCATACCACCTACCCAAACCACTCCTTTAAAAACGAAAGCGATACCGATTTTATTTTAAAAGCCAACCGAGAATGGGCTAAAAAAGTGCGCGAGAAAATGCATAACGCTCCTATTTTAGAGCTTTACCCAGAAATAGATGGGAGGTTTGAAGATCCTAATTTAACCTCTTTAGAAGTCTTTGATAAAATCCATCATAAAAAAATCGCTAGCGTGCATTTAGCGGATAAGGAAGCGATTTTAAAAGCCCTAGAAGTGGCTAAAAGCGATAAGAGTCGTTTCAGTCAAAAAAGCTTTACAGAAATCCATGCTTTATTGAGTCAAACCGCCCAGCTTTTTAGAGAAAGGAGAGGCGATTTAGTAGGGATTTCGGCTTTAGAAGTGGGTAAGACTTTCGCTGAAACGGATGCTGAAGTGAGTGAAGCCATTGACTTTTTAGAGTTTTACCCTTATAGTTTAAGGGTGTTACAAGAGCAAAACACAAAAACCCAATTCACCCCTAAAGGCGTGGGCGTGGTCATTGCCCCATGGAATTTCCCTGTAGGCATTTCTGTAGGCACTATCGCTGCCCCCCTAGCCGCTGGCAATCGGGTGATTTACAAGCCCTCAAGTTTGTCTAGCGTAACGGGTTATAAGCTTTGTGAGTGCTTTTGGGATGCGGGCGTGCCAAGAGATGTGCTCATTTACTTGCCCTCTAGAGGGAGCGATATTAGCGAGCATCTTTTAAAAGATGAAAGCATCCAATTTGCCATTTTAACCGGAGGCGAAGACACCGCTTACAAAATGCTCAAAGCTAACCCCACTTTAGCCTTGAGCGCTGAAACGGGCGGTAAAAACGCTACCATTGTGAGCAAAATGGCAGACAGAGATCAAGCGATCAAGAATGTTATCCATTCAGCTTTTAGCAATTCAGGGCAAAAATGTTCTGCCACTTCGCTTTTAGTGTTAGAAAAAGAAGTCTATGAAGATGAGAATTTCAAAAAAACTTTGATAGATGCGACTCTAAGCCTTAGCGTGGGCGATCCTTTTGATTTCAAAAACAAAATCGGCACTCTAGCGGACAAACCTAATGAAAAGGTCATTAAAGCCATAGATGAATTGAAAAGCTATGAGAATTACGAAATCCCGGCAAGCTTTGTGAATGATAACCCCTATTTGATGAAGCCAAGCATCAAATACGGCACTAAAAAAGGCGATTTCACGCACCAAACTGAGCTTTTTACGCCCATTTTATCGGTCATGAAAGCGCAAGATTTAGACGAAGCGATAGAAATAGCCAATTCTACCGGTTACGGGCTGACTAGCGCGTTAGAGTCTTTGGATGAAAGGGAGTGGGAATACTATTTAGAACGCATTGAAGCCGGTAATATCTATATCAACAAACCCACCACAGGAGCGATCGTTTTGCGCCAACCTTTTGGGGGGATTAAAAAATCCGCTGTGGGGTTTGGGAGGAAGGTAGGCATTTTCAACTATATCACGCAATTTGTGAATATCCACCAAGATGAAGAAGACGAACACGCCTTAAAAAACCCCTTAAGTGAAGCTTTAGAGGGCTTGATTCAAAAAGGCTATGACGAACACACGCATGAGTTGAAGCGCACGATTTTTATGGCAAAGAGCTACGCCTATCATTACAAGCATGAATTCAGCCAAGCTAAAGACTATGTCAAAATCAGAGGCGAAGACAACCTCTTTTCCTACACTAAAGTTAAAAGCGTGGGCTATCGCATCACCGAAAAGGACACTTTAAGCGACATGTTGGGCGTGGCTTTAGCATGTCTAGTTTCTCAAATCCCTTTAACAATCAGTGCAGAAAACGAACGAGCGAACAAGGATTTAACATTTTTCTTAGAATGCTTAA
This DNA window, taken from Helicobacter pylori, encodes the following:
- a CDS encoding bifunctional proline dehydrogenase/L-glutamate gamma-semialdehyde dehydrogenase; the protein is MQKIIDDSLELAKKLQDSISNHLSEQEKAFHSKMQKLLNNPENKVMLIELMDRSFRCLDNKARFEMIEHVLDKYKSREIFSSFEKLLLMGFLSFGKMLPDMSVPFFVNKIRSDTKAMVLDQEESQLKERILKRKNEKIILNVNFIGEEVLGEEEANARFEKYSKALKSNYIQYISIKITTIFSQINILDFEYSKKEIVKRLDALYALALEEEKKQGMPKFINLDMEEFRDLELTVESFMESIAKFDLNAGIVLQAYIPDSYEYLKKLHAFSKERVLKGLKPIKIRFVKGANMESEETIASVKDWALPTFSNKQDTDSNYNKMLDFVLEGDNYKYIHIGAASHNIFEIAYVYTRIHALNDPIALEHFSFEMLEGMSLQASQELKEMHKLILYAPVCDEAHFNNAIAYLVRRLDENTSSDNFMKAFFNLKVGTSEWKDQEQRFLNSLKGIAALDNTTHRTQDRNAKQTGHTTYPNHSFKNESDTDFILKANREWAKKVREKMHNAPILELYPEIDGRFEDPNLTSLEVFDKIHHKKIASVHLADKEAILKALEVAKSDKSRFSQKSFTEIHALLSQTAQLFRERRGDLVGISALEVGKTFAETDAEVSEAIDFLEFYPYSLRVLQEQNTKTQFTPKGVGVVIAPWNFPVGISVGTIAAPLAAGNRVIYKPSSLSSVTGYKLCECFWDAGVPRDVLIYLPSRGSDISEHLLKDESIQFAILTGGEDTAYKMLKANPTLALSAETGGKNATIVSKMADRDQAIKNVIHSAFSNSGQKCSATSLLVLEKEVYEDENFKKTLIDATLSLSVGDPFDFKNKIGTLADKPNEKVIKAIDELKSYENYEIPASFVNDNPYLMKPSIKYGTKKGDFTHQTELFTPILSVMKAQDLDEAIEIANSTGYGLTSALESLDEREWEYYLERIEAGNIYINKPTTGAIVLRQPFGGIKKSAVGFGRKVGIFNYITQFVNIHQDEEDEHALKNPLSEALEGLIQKGYDEHTHELKRTIFMAKSYAYHYKHEFSQAKDYVKIRGEDNLFSYTKVKSVGYRITEKDTLSDMLGVALACLVSQIPLTISAENERANKDLTFFLECLKILQANAPIVYESLQKFSEKLHAFNRIRYLKSDLDLLHKQASALGMVLATAKPCLNGRFELLYYHLERSVSISYHRYGNLGSRVLRQPTCHKSCCAEK